One Erythrobacter aureus DNA segment encodes these proteins:
- a CDS encoding DsbA family protein yields MRNHLLTALIALVFGFAGAALWSLSGLGNGQTRDYLLANPQILPEMAEAYQRGDAQNRLAQIADEVKQPFPGAVLGNPDGSKVLVKFTDYGCTYCRQSVAAIDELIATDPELKVVVREWPIFDGSEQAARMALAAAKQGKYPAFYHAMFEQGPPSEGTIARAAQIAGLDIAAAEVFAQSDEATAELAKTMAFARTLQFTGTPSWVAGGEVIEGLVPAERLAKALDAET; encoded by the coding sequence ATGAGAAATCATCTGCTGACCGCGCTGATCGCGCTGGTGTTCGGCTTTGCCGGTGCCGCGCTGTGGTCGCTGTCCGGCCTCGGCAACGGCCAGACTCGCGACTATTTGCTCGCCAATCCGCAGATCCTGCCCGAGATGGCCGAAGCCTATCAACGCGGGGATGCGCAAAACCGACTGGCGCAGATCGCGGACGAAGTGAAGCAGCCCTTCCCCGGCGCGGTGCTTGGCAATCCCGACGGATCGAAAGTGCTGGTCAAGTTCACCGATTATGGCTGCACCTATTGCCGCCAGTCGGTCGCAGCGATCGACGAGCTGATCGCCACCGATCCCGAGCTCAAGGTGGTGGTGCGCGAATGGCCCATTTTCGATGGCAGCGAACAGGCTGCGCGCATGGCGCTCGCGGCAGCGAAACAGGGCAAGTATCCCGCCTTCTATCACGCCATGTTCGAACAGGGTCCCCCAAGCGAGGGCACGATTGCCCGCGCCGCGCAGATTGCCGGGCTCGACATTGCCGCCGCCGAGGTTTTCGCGCAGTCCGACGAAGCGACCGCCGAACTGGCGAAGACCATGGCTTTCGCCCGCACATTGCAATTCACCGGCACGCCGAGCTGGGTAGCGGGCGGCGAGGTGATCGAGGGGCTGGTTCCCGCCGAACGGCTCGCCAAGGCGCTCGACGCCGAAACCTAG
- a CDS encoding M48 family metalloprotease, with protein MRLIARLLAILAAAMLAAQPVAAQSILRDAETEAFLDEISAPLIAAAGLEPENVDIVLVNDRSINAFVAGGQIVYIHSGLIEAADSAEEVQGVIAHELGHITGGHILRYGEGAASATKISLLSVLAGIGAALAGAGEAAMGVMALGQQAALGQFLSFSRTQESSADFAGAEYLSKAGVSGRGSLTFFGKLLNQEYRYGYSQSDEAGFYRTHPLSGDRIAALREVYEKDPAWDRPPNARNQANFDRVKAKLTGYIAKPSATLRDYPETDQSIPALYARAYAYHQNARVDRALDAADALIATSPDDPYFLELKGQVLLESGRPGEALDPLRRATALTNSEPLIASMFGHALIATEDPANYEEAERVLRAAVGRDRRNPFAWYQLGVVYAARGDTARARLATAEQQVMSGQYALALRSAQAAEGELERGTPDWIRAQDIGMQARALLERQCEMERGRNCAPR; from the coding sequence ATGCGCCTGATTGCCCGCCTGCTCGCCATTCTTGCCGCCGCTATGCTCGCGGCGCAGCCGGTCGCCGCCCAGTCGATCCTGCGCGATGCGGAGACCGAGGCGTTTCTCGACGAGATATCCGCCCCCCTTATCGCCGCGGCGGGGCTCGAACCGGAGAATGTGGATATCGTTCTCGTCAACGACCGCTCGATCAATGCCTTCGTCGCCGGCGGGCAGATAGTCTATATTCATTCGGGCCTGATCGAGGCCGCAGACTCCGCCGAGGAAGTTCAGGGCGTGATCGCCCATGAGCTCGGCCACATTACCGGCGGTCATATCCTGCGTTATGGCGAAGGCGCGGCCTCCGCGACCAAGATTTCGCTGCTCTCGGTGCTCGCCGGGATCGGCGCCGCGCTGGCCGGGGCGGGCGAGGCGGCCATGGGCGTGATGGCGCTGGGCCAGCAGGCCGCGCTCGGCCAGTTCCTGTCCTTCAGCCGGACGCAGGAATCCTCGGCCGATTTCGCGGGCGCCGAATATCTTTCGAAGGCGGGAGTTTCCGGCCGGGGGTCGCTGACCTTCTTCGGCAAGCTGCTCAACCAGGAATATCGTTATGGCTACAGCCAGAGCGACGAGGCCGGCTTTTATCGTACCCACCCCTTGTCGGGCGATAGGATTGCCGCGCTGCGCGAAGTCTATGAAAAGGACCCGGCATGGGATCGGCCGCCCAATGCACGCAATCAGGCCAACTTCGACCGCGTGAAGGCCAAGCTGACCGGTTACATCGCCAAGCCTTCCGCAACCCTGCGAGACTATCCCGAAACCGATCAGTCGATCCCCGCGCTCTATGCCCGTGCCTATGCCTATCACCAGAACGCCCGGGTGGACCGCGCGCTCGATGCGGCGGATGCGCTGATCGCGACGAGCCCGGACGATCCCTATTTCCTCGAACTCAAGGGGCAGGTGCTGCTCGAATCGGGGCGCCCGGGCGAAGCGCTCGATCCGCTGCGCCGCGCGACTGCCCTGACCAATTCCGAACCCCTGATCGCCAGCATGTTCGGCCATGCGCTGATCGCGACCGAAGATCCGGCCAATTACGAAGAGGCCGAGCGCGTATTGCGCGCCGCGGTGGGCCGAGACCGGCGCAACCCGTTTGCCTGGTACCAGCTCGGCGTGGTCTATGCTGCCCGTGGCGACACCGCCCGGGCGCGGCTGGCGACGGCGGAGCAACAGGTGATGAGCGGACAATATGCGCTCGCGCTGCGCAGCGCCCAGGCGGCCGAGGGCGAACTCGAGCGGGGAACGCCCGACTGGATTCGCGCGCAGGATATAGGCATGCAGGCGCGCGCGCTGCTGGAACGGCAATGCGAAATGGAACGCGGGCGCAATTGCGCACCGCGCTGA
- a CDS encoding sensor histidine kinase translates to MAVLPIRPTPFFENKNQAFWNLQLAGWGGTTLLRAMSALANDLPPDRLVINLISTITGFSISLLLAVTYNRLIRQKPLVTWGATTVVLAIATGIYAFIDSWVLEVAGGATSQNFAKLFIGIYFFNLTLLGAWSALYYAINFFLQVEEQADRLERLEAQATSAQLAMLRYQLNPHFLFNTLNSISTLVLLKQSETANAMLTRLSSFLRHTLVTQPGGKVTVEQEVETLQLYLGIEQMRFEERLRSTFRIEPEAAKAQLPAMLLQPLVENAIKYGVSPQEEGAQISIAAQVVGPRLRVTVSDTGPGMTMNNTEDGLPAVRPSRARRDSTGVGLTNIRDRLAQAYGEEHRFEIRSPESGGFSVLIELPFETEEAEALSREQAPGAQVEPVKKPAARPAVTPSPTPPKAHQAS, encoded by the coding sequence ATGGCCGTGTTGCCCATCCGACCCACGCCGTTCTTCGAGAACAAGAACCAGGCGTTCTGGAACCTCCAGCTGGCTGGCTGGGGCGGGACGACACTGCTGCGCGCAATGTCGGCGCTGGCGAACGACCTTCCGCCCGACCGGCTGGTCATCAATCTGATTTCCACCATCACCGGATTTTCGATCAGCCTGCTGCTGGCCGTCACCTACAATCGGCTAATCCGCCAAAAGCCACTTGTCACATGGGGCGCGACGACCGTGGTTCTTGCGATCGCGACCGGAATCTATGCCTTCATCGACAGCTGGGTTCTGGAAGTAGCGGGCGGCGCGACGAGCCAGAATTTCGCCAAGCTGTTCATCGGTATCTACTTCTTCAACCTCACCCTGCTCGGCGCTTGGTCGGCGCTGTATTACGCGATCAATTTCTTCCTTCAGGTGGAAGAACAGGCCGACCGGCTCGAACGGCTGGAAGCGCAGGCGACCAGCGCGCAGCTCGCCATGCTGCGTTACCAGCTCAACCCGCATTTTCTGTTCAATACGCTCAATTCGATCAGCACGCTGGTGCTGCTCAAGCAGAGCGAGACGGCCAATGCCATGCTGACCCGCCTGTCGAGCTTTCTGAGGCATACGCTGGTCACCCAGCCGGGCGGGAAAGTGACGGTTGAGCAGGAGGTCGAGACATTGCAGCTCTATCTCGGCATCGAACAAATGCGTTTCGAGGAGCGCCTGCGCTCCACCTTCCGCATCGAACCTGAGGCGGCAAAGGCCCAGCTGCCGGCCATGCTGCTGCAACCGCTGGTCGAAAATGCGATCAAATACGGCGTCAGCCCGCAAGAGGAAGGCGCACAAATATCGATCGCAGCGCAGGTGGTCGGCCCGCGCCTGCGCGTCACCGTGTCCGATACCGGCCCCGGCATGACGATGAACAATACCGAGGACGGTCTGCCAGCCGTCAGACCCAGCCGTGCGCGGCGCGATTCGACCGGCGTCGGCCTCACCAATATTCGCGACCGGCTGGCCCAGGCCTATGGCGAGGAACACCGCTTCGAAATCCGGTCGCCCGAAAGCGGCGGGTTCTCGGTGCTGATCGAACTCCCCTTCGAAACGGAGGAGGCCGAGGCGTTAAGCCGCGAGCAAGCCCCCGGCGCCCAAGTCGAACCCGTTAAGAAACCTGCGGCTCGCCCGGCCGTTACACCCTCACCAACACCCCCGAAAGCACACCAGGCATCATGA
- a CDS encoding HD domain-containing protein has translation MGVQENIEHAASERAKFREMKEGTAEDWAIIGGEYRAFAKGLPDRVLDHLKLLDGDFGGFPICRLEHSLQTATRAHRDGRDEQYVVMALLHDIGDTLGSYNHPEVAASIIKPFVSEEVHWICQNHGAFQGYYYFHFLGMDQNARDKFADHPHFEACREFCEKYDQAAFDPDYDSEPLEFFEPMVRRVMAKPIASAYAKALEEE, from the coding sequence ATGGGCGTGCAGGAAAATATCGAACATGCAGCCAGCGAACGCGCCAAGTTCCGCGAGATGAAGGAAGGCACGGCCGAAGACTGGGCGATCATTGGCGGCGAATATCGCGCCTTTGCCAAGGGGTTGCCCGACCGTGTGCTGGACCATCTCAAGCTACTCGACGGCGATTTCGGAGGCTTTCCGATTTGTCGGCTGGAGCATTCCCTGCAGACCGCGACCCGTGCACATCGCGACGGGCGCGACGAGCAATATGTCGTAATGGCGCTGCTGCACGACATCGGAGACACGCTGGGGAGCTACAATCATCCCGAAGTCGCCGCCTCGATTATCAAGCCCTTCGTGAGCGAGGAAGTGCACTGGATCTGCCAGAATCACGGTGCCTTCCAGGGCTATTACTATTTTCATTTTCTCGGCATGGACCAGAATGCGCGCGACAAGTTCGCGGATCATCCCCATTTCGAGGCCTGCCGCGAATTTTGCGAAAAATACGATCAGGCAGCGTTCGATCCCGATTACGACAGCGAACCGCTTGAGTTCTTCGAACCGATGGTGCGCCGCGTGATGGCGAAACCGATCGCCTCGGCCTATGCGAAGGCACTGGAAGAGGAGTGA
- a CDS encoding alpha/beta hydrolase, translating to MKLLIGVVAVLAVAGGMLMLAIRNNGPAVLDAIDRLTGGTRGVVLVAKTSYGGHPDQKLRIYAPAAATQPLPVLVFVHGGSWRWGDPDDYNFVARSLAPEGFLVVLAGYRLGEDGRYPAMLEDTASAIAHAARLAPRYGGDPARMVLAGHSAGAYNVVQTALEEKWLADGPGRIRGVVGLAGPYDFFPFDSESTIASFGSVEAGAASQPVNHARGDTVPMLLIHGERDTLVKPRNTRALSRALRAAGAPVETLFYEEFDHNAPLVSLASPWRRSRDVDNALIDFARRVSEVSVPVQAETP from the coding sequence ATGAAGCTTCTGATCGGCGTCGTGGCGGTGCTGGCTGTGGCGGGCGGCATGCTGATGCTGGCAATCCGCAATAACGGGCCTGCGGTTCTCGACGCGATCGACAGGCTGACCGGGGGGACGCGGGGTGTCGTGCTCGTCGCCAAGACGAGCTATGGCGGGCATCCGGATCAGAAGCTGCGCATCTACGCGCCTGCCGCCGCGACGCAGCCGCTCCCGGTGCTGGTCTTCGTTCATGGCGGGAGCTGGCGCTGGGGCGATCCCGACGATTACAATTTCGTTGCCCGTTCGCTGGCGCCTGAGGGTTTCCTGGTGGTGCTCGCAGGCTACCGACTGGGCGAGGACGGGCGCTATCCCGCCATGCTCGAAGATACTGCCTCCGCCATCGCGCACGCTGCGCGTCTCGCGCCTCGCTATGGCGGCGACCCGGCCAGAATGGTGCTGGCGGGCCATTCCGCCGGTGCCTATAATGTCGTGCAAACCGCGCTGGAGGAGAAGTGGCTGGCAGACGGCCCGGGCCGCATACGCGGCGTCGTGGGACTGGCCGGGCCTTACGATTTCTTCCCGTTCGACAGCGAATCGACCATCGCCAGCTTCGGTTCGGTCGAGGCAGGAGCTGCGAGCCAGCCGGTCAATCACGCCCGCGGCGATACGGTGCCCATGCTGCTGATTCATGGCGAGCGCGACACGCTGGTCAAGCCGCGCAATACGCGCGCCCTGTCCCGTGCCCTGCGCGCAGCCGGCGCACCGGTCGAAACGCTGTTTTATGAGGAGTTCGATCACAATGCGCCGCTGGTTTCACTGGCCAGTCCCTGGCGGCGATCGCGCGATGTCGACAATGCGCTGATCGATTTCGCACGTCGGGTGAGCGAGGTTTCAGTTCCGGTTCAGGCCGAAACCCCTTAG
- a CDS encoding phosphatase domain-containing protein has translation MRITARALRSRVGRFEKRGKWRAAKTMLGQFASHEVAEFPVELEIARPGANSQRHQGLTDKEGFVHFDIRLDPEWSYDDHPAWETVVFHWKTAGEEQCLDAHVIAPGTDTALAVISDIDDTIIETGITGDFRKVMRNWRRVLMQMPEERIIVPGADVFYNALGGGDVLAEGEGHVGETQPATHRPFFYVSSSPWNLFSYLVTYIRGRGLPLGPIFLRDWGLNRETFGSSSHGAHKRAAIDGILGAYPDMKFALIGDDSQGDLTAFADVALENPDRVRAIFIRKVGDAMSPEELNAKAKLKAANIPLWLGTSYDTGHKFLASVGLLADEEARAIVDSVERTDPSTAG, from the coding sequence TTGCGCATTACAGCGCGCGCGTTGCGATCGCGGGTGGGCCGGTTCGAGAAACGCGGCAAATGGCGCGCCGCCAAAACGATGCTGGGCCAATTCGCCAGCCACGAGGTCGCGGAATTTCCCGTCGAGCTCGAAATCGCGCGCCCCGGCGCCAATAGCCAGCGCCATCAGGGCCTGACCGATAAGGAAGGCTTCGTCCATTTCGACATTCGCCTCGATCCCGAATGGTCTTATGACGATCATCCGGCCTGGGAAACCGTGGTCTTTCACTGGAAGACGGCGGGAGAGGAGCAGTGCCTCGATGCGCATGTGATCGCTCCTGGCACCGACACTGCCCTGGCGGTCATTTCGGATATCGACGATACGATCATCGAAACGGGAATTACCGGCGATTTCCGCAAGGTCATGCGCAATTGGCGGCGCGTTTTGATGCAGATGCCCGAAGAACGCATCATCGTGCCCGGTGCGGATGTCTTCTACAATGCGCTGGGCGGCGGCGACGTGCTGGCGGAAGGCGAGGGTCATGTAGGAGAAACCCAGCCGGCCACGCATCGGCCCTTTTTCTATGTATCGTCCAGTCCGTGGAATCTGTTCAGCTATCTCGTCACCTATATCCGGGGTCGCGGTCTGCCGCTGGGGCCGATCTTCCTGCGCGACTGGGGGCTCAACCGCGAAACCTTCGGTTCGTCGAGCCACGGTGCGCACAAGCGCGCGGCGATCGACGGTATCCTTGGCGCCTATCCCGACATGAAGTTCGCCCTGATCGGCGACGACAGCCAGGGCGACCTCACCGCTTTCGCCGATGTGGCGCTGGAGAATCCGGATCGCGTGCGCGCCATATTCATCCGCAAGGTCGGTGACGCGATGAGCCCCGAAGAATTGAACGCGAAGGCAAAGCTGAAGGCCGCGAACATACCGCTGTGGCTGGGCACCAGCTACGATACGGGGCACAAGTTTCTGGCGTCGGTGGGGCTGTTGGCGGACGAGGAAGCCAGGGCGATCGTCGATTCGGTCGAACGAACCGATCCTTCGACCGCCGGGTGA